A genome region from Archaeoglobus fulgidus DSM 4304 includes the following:
- a CDS encoding MFS transporter — protein MNRAMKFILLMGLVSLFGDITYEGARSIVGPYLATFGLTAAAIGLITGFGEFAGYGLRLLSGYIADRTGNYWLLTFLGYSLILAIPLLAFANYWWIAALLIVAERLGKAIRTPARDAMLSFATKQVGRGTGFGIHEAMDQVGAVIGPLIVFSALAGYTFKEAFIALFLPALLVILFLFATWKLYPTPQRFEIEEQESRVEGSFWLYSLFVFLSVAGFLSFPLLSYHLAGYVDLKLIPLLYALAMGIDAISALISGRCYDRIGLKTLMLVPLLTPLILLALHPSIIGVLVGVAAWGAVMGMHEAITRAAVADLTGVKKRSTAYGVFNTVFGVAMLAGGAVLGYLYDISAALLVGFVLVVEVAAFATLLMLGRT, from the coding sequence ATGAACAGGGCGATGAAGTTCATTCTCCTGATGGGGTTGGTTAGCCTTTTCGGAGATATAACCTACGAGGGGGCGAGGAGCATAGTTGGGCCCTATCTCGCCACCTTTGGCTTGACTGCTGCAGCTATAGGCCTCATTACAGGCTTTGGGGAATTTGCAGGCTACGGGTTGAGATTGCTTTCAGGCTACATCGCAGACAGGACGGGGAATTACTGGCTTCTGACATTTCTTGGATACTCTCTCATTCTCGCCATTCCTTTGCTGGCCTTTGCAAACTACTGGTGGATTGCTGCATTGCTGATAGTTGCAGAGAGGCTGGGAAAGGCAATAAGAACGCCTGCGAGGGATGCGATGCTTTCCTTCGCCACAAAGCAGGTTGGAAGGGGGACAGGATTTGGCATCCATGAGGCGATGGATCAGGTTGGAGCGGTGATTGGGCCGCTGATAGTTTTCTCAGCTCTGGCTGGCTACACCTTTAAGGAGGCTTTCATTGCCCTTTTTTTACCAGCATTGCTCGTGATACTGTTCCTTTTCGCAACATGGAAGCTTTACCCCACACCACAGAGATTTGAGATTGAAGAGCAGGAGAGCAGAGTTGAGGGGAGCTTCTGGCTCTACTCCCTATTCGTTTTCCTGAGTGTAGCGGGATTTCTCAGCTTTCCTCTCCTTTCCTACCATCTGGCAGGATATGTTGATTTAAAACTCATCCCTCTCCTCTACGCCCTTGCCATGGGGATTGATGCCATCTCTGCCCTAATCTCAGGCAGATGCTACGACAGAATTGGCCTGAAAACGCTGATGCTGGTTCCTTTGCTTACACCTCTGATTCTTCTCGCCCTCCATCCCTCGATTATTGGGGTTCTGGTGGGAGTTGCTGCATGGGGAGCTGTTATGGGAATGCATGAAGCGATAACGAGGGCTGCTGTGGCTGATTTAACGGGTGTCAAAAAGAGGAGCACAGCCTACGGCGTCTTCAACACCGTCTTTGGAGTGGCAATGCTTGCTGGAGGGGCAGTGCTGGGCTATCTTTACGATATCTCTGCAGCTTTGCTTGTTGGATTCGTTCTGGTGGTAGAGGTTGCCGCTTTTGCAACACTCTTAATGTTGGGGAGAACATAA
- a CDS encoding PadR family transcriptional regulator: MITRKLILGFARVHILYHASKEEIYGSWMIEELGRHGYSISPGTLYPILHEMEREGLLRSRKVVVDGRVRKMYRITEKGWKLLDDAREKVKELFEEIMEER, encoded by the coding sequence ATGATAACGAGGAAGCTCATTCTTGGCTTTGCGAGGGTGCACATTCTTTACCATGCCTCAAAGGAGGAAATTTACGGCAGCTGGATGATTGAAGAGCTTGGCAGGCACGGATACTCCATCAGCCCCGGCACACTTTATCCAATTCTCCATGAGATGGAGAGGGAAGGGTTGCTGAGGTCGAGGAAGGTTGTGGTTGATGGTAGAGTTAGAAAGATGTACAGAATAACGGAAAAGGGGTGGAAATTGCTTGATGATGCAAGAGAGAAGGTTAAGGAGCTGTTTGAAGAAATTATGGAGGAGAGGTGA